A segment of the Candidatus Dadabacteria bacterium genome:
AACATGGAAATGAAAACCAACTTGCTGATTCAGATAACCCTCTGCATAGCACTTTTTCTGTCCATATTTCTTCTCGTAAGGTCAAACTCCGAAGCGGAAAAAGAACTTGAATCCGGAGAAGAGAAGAAATAAATGTTCCCTGAACTTCTCAGAATAGGCGATTTTCATATTACATCCTTCGGGGCGATGGTCGCCGTCTCTTTTCTTGTCGCTTTCTGGGTTTCCGGGGTGGAATTTGAAAGAAAAGGAATGTCCAGGCAACTTCATGAACAGGGTTTTCTTGCCTGCCTTGTTGGAGGCATACTCGGGGCCAAGCTCCTTTTCCTGATCGAGAACGTTCCCCTAAGCGACCTTATCTCCTACCCCATGCACTATCTTCTTCTAAGGGGAGGACTTACCTTCTACGGAGGATTTTTTCTGGCTCTCTTCGCCTTTTTCGTACTAACAAAAAAGCATAAAGAAAGTTTCTGGAGAGTTCTTGACGCCACCGCCCCGGCTCTCGCAATAGCTTACGCGACTGGGAGGGTCGGCTGTCTTCTAGTTGGAGACGATTACGGAATCGCCTCCACACTCCCCTGGGCGATGCCGTTTCCAAAGGGTTCCCCCCCGACACTTGAGGCGGTTCATCCGACTCAGATCTATGAAACGATCATAATGTCGCTTGTGTTCTTAGTGCTGTGGAAGATAAGGAAGAAGGACAGGCCTGTCGGCTGGCTCGCCAGCATATATCTGGGACTCGCGGGTCTTGAAAGGTTCTTTATCGAATTCATAAGAAGCACCACTGAAAGCCCGATA
Coding sequences within it:
- a CDS encoding prolipoprotein diacylglyceryl transferase — encoded protein: MFPELLRIGDFHITSFGAMVAVSFLVAFWVSGVEFERKGMSRQLHEQGFLACLVGGILGAKLLFLIENVPLSDLISYPMHYLLLRGGLTFYGGFFLALFAFFVLTKKHKESFWRVLDATAPALAIAYATGRVGCLLVGDDYGIASTLPWAMPFPKGSPPTLEAVHPTQIYETIIMSLVFLVLWKIRKKDRPVGWLASIYLGLAGLERFFIEFIRSTTESPISGLSVAQVMALALILVGALKYISLRRHKEAS